The following proteins are encoded in a genomic region of Ostrea edulis chromosome 7, xbOstEdul1.1, whole genome shotgun sequence:
- the LOC125656482 gene encoding uncharacterized protein LOC125656482 has product MGNCTKYENKTDHTCKVVDCDGEVSQWSSDDLKKYCVLKDASHISCLEVTLLYRVMACNVPGSYGYSNEIFPASIWVRNDCYAQFKVCFTTGDMKKLSSDLTNPWFNILFDNKNATGNLYGSINQNTLAPYNKFSKIHYSTKFPLIPRPPRQNPWRTYGKRKPSSSEKIDTDEKDSERVVTNSLETTSVKPDQASTTTLITTTKIANAQSNITTTKKTNAQSNITTTKKTNAQTNITTTKKTNAQSNIITTKKTQIHSNINTTRPSFTSTEKMTTTDRTLNKTTKEKNLYFTNSGVIHAGEIDIDVNGKIKHHHLSNDTLDEFEISTSGNGSPLSGSEFLFGAVFGLALLVLLLIGLLLFLCRTKLKRCMHGKQETTGPPEHTRDIAFIGGPVMTQYPAYRADTNGETRSSGQATTNPNYQLYQENLGFDEPLRNTQYFILEPNDRSNSDRVRRESHNVTAEEDEGSHKYFVLETFNTGLSCPRDKDDYDNAVPHPCVGMFCASNDERSQELQSRDRDSTRIPGYCRIGDTKRHGRQQRVSQV; this is encoded by the exons ATGGGGAATTGTAcgaaatatgaaaacaaaacgg ACCACACGTGCAAAGTGGTGGATTGTGACGGGGAGGTTTCGCAGTGGAGCTCTGATGACCTGAAAAAGTACTGTGTCCTCAAGGACGCCTCGCACATTTCCTGTCTGGAAGTGACCTTGCTGTATCGCGTCATGGCCTGCAATGTACCCGGATCATACGGGTACTCCAACGAAATTTTCCCGGCGTCGATCTGGGTGCGCAATGATTGTTACGCACAGTTCAAAGTTTGCTTCACCACAG GTGATATGAAAAAGCTAAGTAGTGATCTGACTAACCCCTGGTTTAATATCCTCTTTGACAACAAAAACGCAACAGGAAACCTGTACGGAAGCATAAACCAGAACACATTAGCACCCTATAATAAATTCTCAAAGATTCACTACTCCACGAAATTCCCCCTGATTCCCAGACCACCAAGACAAAACCCTTGGAGAACCTACGGCAAGCGAAAGCCATCAAGTTCTGAAAAAATTGACACTGACGAGAAAGACAGTGAAAGGGTTGTTACTAATTCACTGGAAACAACATCAGTCAAACCTGATCAGGCAAGCACAACGACCTTAATCACCACGACCAAGATTGCAAACGCACAATCAAATATCACCACGACCAAGAAGACAAACGCACAATCAAATATCACCACGACCAAGAAGACAAACGCACAGACAAATATCACCACGACCAAGAAGACAAACGCACAATCAAATATCATCACGACCAAGAAGACACAAATCCATTCGAACATCAACACGACCAGACCGTCTTTTACATCAACCGAAAAAATGACTACCACTGACCGAACACTAAATAAAACGACGAAGGAGAAGAATCTGTATTTCACGAACAGCGGAGTGATACATGCAGGTGAAATTGACATCGACGTCAATGGGAAAATCAAGCACCACCATTTGTCAAACGACACGCTAGACGAATTCGAAATCAGTACTTCCGGAAATGGTTCTCCTCTGTCGGGATCGGAGTTCCTGTTTGGTGCCGTTTTTGGATTAGCATTACTAGTGCTTCTTCTCATTGGGTTACTCCTCTTTTTATGTAGAACTAAACTCAAAAG ATGCATGCATGGGAAACAAGAGACCACAGGACCCCCGGAGCATACCAGG GACATCGCCTTTATCGGTGGACCAGTTATGACACAGTATCCAGCATATAGAGCGGATACTAACGGAGAAACACGAAGTAGCGGTCAGGCCACCACCAATCCTAATTACCAGTTATATCAGGAAAACCTCGGGTTTGATGAACCTCTGAGAAATACCCAGTACTTCATTCTGGAACCGAATGACCGATCAAACAGTGATCGCGTTCGACGAGAGTCACATAATGTTACCGCGGAGGAAGATGAAGGCTCTCACAAATATTTTGTGCTGGAAACTTTTAACACCGGGCTATCTTGTCCCAGAGACAAGGACGACTATGACAATGCTGTCCCACACCCGTGTGTAGGCATGTTTTGTGCGAGTAATGACGAACGCTCCCAAGAACTGCAATCACGTGACAGGGATTCCACGAGAATTCCGGGATATTGTAGAATTGGAGATACTAAAAGACACGGTCGTCAACAACGAGTGTCTCAGGTTTAG